A single genomic interval of Streptomyces sp. NBC_01296 harbors:
- a CDS encoding peptidylprolyl isomerase, with the protein MKRVLISAFAAVVLVVSGGSVATASDGAPPRTTHGPCQYTQTPDEPPARPVPLPPDPRRTPSRGTVDMAVPTSQGPLPLHLDRAKAPCTVQSFLHLARHGFYDRTVCHRLTAYPTLKVLQCGDPTGSGEGGPGYKYKDELPVDLPPAPTDPTGARRLYGRGLLAMANAGPDTNGSQFFVVYGDSALRPNYTVFGTVGPDGLATLDKTAAGGIEPTAEDPAPVDGTPVLRTELLRVRPSCQH; encoded by the coding sequence ATGAAACGGGTACTGATCAGCGCATTCGCGGCCGTGGTGTTAGTCGTGTCCGGGGGGAGTGTCGCCACTGCTTCCGACGGTGCTCCGCCGCGCACGACGCATGGCCCTTGCCAGTACACACAGACCCCGGACGAGCCGCCGGCGCGCCCTGTTCCGCTGCCGCCTGACCCGCGGCGCACCCCCAGTCGTGGCACGGTTGATATGGCTGTTCCGACCAGCCAGGGCCCGCTCCCGCTGCACTTGGACCGGGCCAAGGCGCCGTGCACGGTCCAGAGTTTCCTGCACCTGGCACGGCATGGGTTCTACGACCGTACGGTGTGCCACCGTCTGACGGCGTATCCGACGCTGAAGGTCTTGCAGTGCGGCGACCCGACCGGTAGCGGTGAGGGCGGGCCCGGGTACAAGTACAAGGACGAGCTGCCGGTGGACCTGCCGCCGGCACCGACCGATCCGACCGGCGCGCGCCGCCTGTACGGGCGCGGCCTGCTGGCGATGGCCAACGCCGGGCCGGACACGAACGGCTCACAGTTCTTCGTCGTCTACGGCGATTCCGCGCTGCGACCGAACTACACGGTGTTCGGCACGGTCGGCCCCGACGGCCTGGCAACACTCGACAAAACCGCCGCCGGAGGAATCGAGCCGACCGCTGAGGACCCGGCCCCGGTCGACGGCACACCCGTGTTGCGGACCGAGCTGCTCCGCGTCCGGCCGTCCTGCCAGCATTGA
- a CDS encoding response regulator transcription factor, whose product MTIRVLLADDQPLVRAGLRLVVDATPGLAVVGEAATGTQAVALARELAPDVVVMDIRMPGVDGIEATRMITVESPEVRVIVLTTFDTDTHVHASLQAGASGFLVKDTDLDGFLGALRVVAAGDALIAPAITRRLIAEFAGRPGTAPTYAPPAPDLAGLTAREHEMLTLVGRGLSNVEIADHLGIGPGTVKTHVRNLLAELGARDRVHLVIAAYDAGLVAPAR is encoded by the coding sequence ATGACGATTCGCGTCCTCCTCGCCGACGACCAGCCTCTGGTCCGTGCCGGTTTGCGGCTGGTCGTCGACGCGACCCCCGGCCTCGCCGTCGTCGGCGAGGCGGCGACCGGTACTCAGGCCGTCGCCCTGGCCAGGGAACTGGCCCCCGATGTCGTCGTCATGGACATCCGGATGCCCGGCGTGGACGGCATCGAGGCGACCCGGATGATCACCGTCGAATCCCCGGAGGTCCGGGTCATCGTCCTGACCACCTTCGACACCGACACCCACGTCCACGCCTCGCTGCAGGCCGGGGCCAGCGGTTTCCTCGTCAAGGACACCGACCTCGACGGATTCCTCGGCGCTCTGCGCGTCGTCGCGGCCGGCGACGCACTGATCGCGCCCGCCATCACGCGCCGCCTGATTGCTGAGTTCGCCGGACGCCCGGGCACCGCCCCCACCTACGCTCCGCCGGCACCGGACCTTGCCGGGCTCACCGCACGAGAACACGAAATGCTCACCCTCGTCGGGCGCGGCCTGTCCAACGTCGAGATCGCCGACCACCTCGGCATCGGCCCGGGCACCGTCAAGACGCATGTCAGGAACCTGCTTGCCGAACTAGGCGCCCGGGACCGGGTTCACCTGGTCATTGCCGCGTACGACGCGGGTCTGGTCGCCCCTGCACGCTGA
- a CDS encoding sensor histidine kinase — protein sequence MTNVVRHAGARHCRVTLVWRQRQMSVEIVDEGCAGGRDVPGAAHAAGAGYGIQGMRERVALLYGTFDAGPQTGGGFRVAAVFPLPLDPPDRLELTGRPDPMVLTGLDDADRLAGSGSPSRPGEAAS from the coding sequence GTGACCAACGTCGTACGCCACGCGGGCGCCCGGCACTGCCGGGTGACACTCGTGTGGCGGCAGCGCCAGATGTCCGTCGAGATCGTCGACGAGGGCTGTGCCGGCGGGCGCGACGTCCCCGGAGCCGCCCACGCCGCCGGAGCCGGATACGGCATCCAGGGGATGCGGGAGCGGGTCGCCCTGCTCTACGGGACCTTCGACGCGGGCCCGCAGACCGGGGGCGGCTTCCGTGTCGCTGCAGTCTTCCCGCTGCCACTCGATCCGCCGGACCGGCTGGAGCTGACAGGCCGGCCGGACCCGATGGTTCTCACCGGCCTCGACGATGCTGACCGTCTGGCCGGATCGGGCAGTCCTTCCCGTCCCGGTGAGGCGGCCTCATGA
- a CDS encoding histidine kinase dimerization/phosphoacceptor domain-containing protein translates to MPLDSIAPVRNLPRGGAAVRGAGQRAPCRAATPTAALAVLALLAAAPLARAPRRPAAVLALLLAEAAAASALGLRAEQIWPLYPATTLLVAAVAAARTPRTGCAAALTALAVQETVLQVDLFRDGGRSRVFAPGFLGLTACLALLVLLAWSAGAYVRQRRAYGEALRAHAAAQAVTAERLRIARELHDMAALSIGVVAIQAGAARRILDSEPERARDALSTIESTSRDTLRGLRSMLGLLRRTDPQPPPVAATHHSRDLPTSTVWSRRRRTPGSTWRYTAGAYPAHCPRPSTGPRSGSSRSR, encoded by the coding sequence GTGCCGCTCGACTCGATCGCCCCCGTCAGGAATTTACCCCGTGGCGGTGCTGCTGTACGCGGCGCTGGGCAGCGGGCGCCCTGCCGGGCGGCGACACCGACAGCGGCCCTGGCCGTCCTCGCCCTGCTGGCGGCCGCACCGCTCGCCCGGGCCCCACGGCGGCCCGCCGCCGTACTGGCGCTCCTGCTGGCCGAAGCCGCCGCGGCATCCGCTCTCGGGCTGCGCGCCGAGCAGATCTGGCCCCTGTACCCCGCCACCACTCTGCTGGTCGCCGCCGTAGCGGCCGCCCGGACCCCGCGCACCGGGTGCGCCGCAGCCCTCACCGCCCTCGCCGTCCAGGAGACCGTCCTTCAGGTGGACCTCTTCCGGGACGGCGGACGCTCCCGCGTGTTCGCGCCGGGCTTCCTCGGCCTGACGGCCTGTCTGGCCCTCCTGGTCCTGCTGGCCTGGTCCGCCGGCGCGTACGTGCGACAGCGCCGCGCGTACGGCGAAGCCCTACGCGCGCACGCCGCAGCACAGGCGGTCACGGCAGAGCGGCTGCGGATCGCCCGCGAACTCCACGACATGGCCGCCCTCAGCATCGGGGTCGTCGCCATCCAGGCCGGGGCCGCGCGACGGATCCTGGACAGCGAGCCGGAGCGGGCCCGCGACGCCCTCAGCACCATCGAGAGCACCAGCCGCGACACGCTGCGCGGCCTGCGCAGCATGCTCGGCCTGCTCCGCCGGACGGACCCGCAACCGCCACCCGTGGCGGCGACGCACCACTCGCGGGACTTGCCGACCTCGACCGTCTGGTCGCGGCGACGGCGCACGCCGGGGTCCACGTGGAGATACACCGCCGGGGCGTACCCCGCGCACTGCCCGAGGCCGTCGACAGGTCCGCGTTCCGGGTCGTCCAGGAGTCGGTGA
- a CDS encoding DUF6247 family protein, translating into MSTAAEQPQAGSVPQPAATAEDLRAALARIAPDAVPTFDAERATAVARAREQVSSAPMRRFLRQWALYVAIERHPETAARLRLLEDRAARVTDPDEARAIASEIGHILDKAAAEAGVPHGGAR; encoded by the coding sequence ATGAGCACCGCGGCAGAGCAGCCTCAGGCAGGCAGCGTGCCGCAGCCGGCCGCGACCGCGGAAGACCTGCGCGCGGCACTGGCACGTATCGCCCCCGACGCCGTGCCGACGTTCGATGCCGAACGCGCCACTGCGGTCGCCCGGGCCCGAGAACAGGTCAGCTCTGCCCCGATGCGCCGGTTCCTGCGCCAGTGGGCCCTGTACGTCGCCATCGAACGCCACCCCGAGACGGCCGCCCGTCTGCGTCTGCTCGAAGACCGCGCGGCTCGCGTCACCGACCCGGACGAGGCTCGGGCGATCGCCTCCGAGATCGGCCACATCCTCGACAAGGCCGCCGCCGAGGCCGGCGTCCCCCACGGCGGAGCCCGGTGA
- a CDS encoding cysteine hydrolase family protein, whose product MSTAPALDPARTALLVMDYQPATLALLPEGWDREALLARMEGAIADIRANGGTIAYVRVGFTEADWDAIPATSKSFAPLAQHRLMHHEDPATAVHERLAPQDGDIIVRKIRYGGMSTTDLDEQLREREITTLVVSGFSTSGVVLSTVIDAADRDYQLYVLSDGVADPDTEVHNILLHRVFPPRAHIIDTTELRTLLRAD is encoded by the coding sequence GTGAGCACTGCCCCCGCGCTCGATCCCGCGCGCACCGCCCTACTCGTCATGGACTACCAGCCCGCGACCCTGGCCCTACTGCCCGAGGGCTGGGACCGCGAAGCCCTGCTGGCCCGCATGGAAGGTGCCATCGCCGACATCCGCGCCAATGGCGGCACCATCGCCTACGTCCGCGTCGGCTTCACCGAGGCCGACTGGGACGCGATCCCGGCCACCAGCAAGTCCTTTGCCCCACTGGCCCAGCACCGCCTCATGCACCACGAGGACCCTGCCACCGCCGTCCACGAGCGCCTGGCGCCCCAGGACGGCGACATCATCGTGCGGAAGATCCGCTACGGCGGCATGTCCACCACCGATCTCGACGAGCAGCTACGCGAGCGCGAGATCACCACTCTGGTCGTTTCCGGCTTCAGTACCAGCGGCGTCGTCCTGTCTACCGTCATCGACGCGGCCGACCGCGACTACCAGCTCTACGTCCTGTCCGACGGCGTCGCCGACCCTGACACCGAAGTCCACAACATCCTGCTCCATCGCGTCTTCCCCCCACGGGCCCACATCATCGACACCACAGAATTGCGCACCCTGCTCCGGGCTGACTGA
- a CDS encoding MFS transporter, producing MVGRRPLGQQFGWLWAAYGVSTFGTRLAFDAFALIAILVLHAGPIQVSVLAATGLAVGAAVAVPLGPWVEFRRKRPVMVAMDLTRFVALMSVPAAYALGLLSFAQLLVVSVVVGAADIAFSAASGAYLKALVPAEDLLVANGRLESTNWTATVLGPPAGTAAIGLFGPVTTVMADAVSYLLSAVGIRVIGGSEPRPVRTGAERARLRPGDLLEGWRFILAHPALRPMFFNTVLVSGLIMATLPLLAVLMLGPLGFAPWQYGLAFGLPCVGGIIGARLARRLVSRFGRHRVMLTAGTLRACWSIGLAFVRPDVVGLVLVIVVEFGLITCMGVFNPVFATYRLDRTPTDRIARTLSAWSVTSKATVAAMTGLWGLLAGITGPRTAIAVAGLLMLITPFLLPRHDHTPHHEQDLVRSPM from the coding sequence ATGGTGGGCAGGAGACCTTTGGGCCAGCAGTTCGGGTGGCTGTGGGCGGCGTATGGGGTCAGTACGTTCGGCACGCGGCTCGCGTTCGACGCGTTCGCTCTGATCGCGATCCTCGTGCTGCACGCCGGGCCGATCCAGGTGTCGGTGCTGGCAGCCACGGGGCTTGCGGTGGGGGCCGCGGTAGCGGTGCCGCTCGGACCGTGGGTGGAGTTTCGCCGCAAGCGGCCGGTGATGGTCGCGATGGACCTGACCCGGTTCGTGGCGCTGATGAGTGTCCCCGCCGCGTACGCACTCGGTCTGCTCAGTTTCGCCCAGCTGCTGGTGGTGTCCGTCGTCGTGGGCGCGGCCGACATCGCCTTCAGCGCGGCCAGTGGCGCGTACCTGAAGGCGCTCGTGCCGGCGGAGGACCTGCTCGTCGCGAACGGGCGGTTGGAGTCCACGAACTGGACCGCCACTGTGCTCGGACCGCCGGCCGGCACGGCCGCGATCGGGCTGTTCGGACCGGTGACGACCGTGATGGCCGATGCGGTCAGCTATCTGCTCTCGGCCGTGGGGATCCGTGTGATCGGCGGCAGCGAGCCGCGCCCTGTGCGCACCGGCGCCGAGAGGGCGCGGCTCCGCCCCGGCGATCTGCTCGAAGGGTGGCGGTTCATCCTGGCCCACCCGGCACTGCGTCCCATGTTCTTCAACACGGTCCTGGTCAGCGGCCTGATCATGGCAACCCTGCCGCTGCTCGCCGTGCTCATGCTCGGCCCGCTCGGGTTCGCCCCCTGGCAGTACGGCCTCGCGTTCGGCCTGCCCTGCGTCGGCGGCATCATCGGCGCACGGCTGGCCCGGCGGCTCGTCTCCCGGTTCGGACGGCACAGGGTCATGCTCACCGCCGGGACGCTGCGGGCGTGCTGGTCGATCGGTCTGGCCTTCGTCCGGCCGGACGTGGTCGGGCTCGTGCTGGTCATCGTGGTCGAGTTCGGACTGATCACCTGCATGGGCGTGTTCAATCCGGTGTTCGCCACCTACCGGCTCGACCGGACACCGACGGACCGGATCGCCCGCACCCTGTCGGCGTGGTCGGTGACCAGCAAGGCAACTGTCGCGGCCATGACCGGGCTGTGGGGCCTGCTGGCCGGCATTACCGGCCCCCGCACCGCGATCGCCGTCGCCGGTCTTCTCATGCTGATCACCCCCTTCCTGCTTCCGCGGCATGACCACACACCGCACCACGAGCAGGATCTGGTCCGGAGCCCAATGTGA
- a CDS encoding LysR family transcriptional regulator, with the protein MDLEAVRTFVAVADAGQFQEAAADLSITQQAVSKRIAVLEKNLGVRLFIRAARGAELTIDGQAFLPHARELLRVAERAVASVLTGHRPLRVDVINSRGAASGLMRGFHRAHPEIDLDVLMLFDIDTAVAAIRSGAIDASFRAVAAPGRPLPEDIESVRVLDEPLQLLTGPAHGLARARSVTLAQLAGHRIWMPGIAPGTEWAAYYEDLVAEFGLTIEATGPNFGSDALLDTIADTPALATFMGEHTRLIWPADHGLRRIPVTDPTPVYPHSLIWRRDSPHPALTTLRNYLSSTQPDRPDSETWTPTWTQR; encoded by the coding sequence GTGGATCTCGAAGCCGTACGTACCTTCGTCGCCGTCGCAGACGCGGGCCAGTTCCAGGAAGCCGCCGCCGACCTGTCGATCACCCAGCAGGCCGTCTCCAAGCGCATCGCCGTATTGGAGAAGAACCTCGGTGTGAGGCTCTTCATCCGCGCGGCGCGCGGCGCCGAGCTCACCATCGATGGGCAGGCGTTCCTACCCCACGCGCGCGAGCTGCTGCGTGTCGCCGAGCGCGCGGTCGCGTCCGTGCTCACCGGCCACCGGCCGCTGCGCGTCGACGTGATCAACTCGCGCGGCGCGGCGTCGGGCTTGATGCGCGGCTTCCACCGCGCACACCCCGAAATCGACCTCGACGTGCTGATGCTGTTCGACATCGACACGGCCGTCGCCGCCATCCGGTCCGGTGCGATTGACGCGTCCTTCCGCGCCGTCGCCGCGCCCGGCCGGCCCCTTCCCGAGGACATCGAGTCCGTCCGGGTGCTCGACGAGCCACTCCAGCTGCTCACCGGCCCTGCCCACGGACTGGCGCGCGCCCGGTCAGTGACCCTCGCTCAGCTCGCCGGGCACCGGATCTGGATGCCCGGCATCGCACCCGGCACCGAGTGGGCCGCCTACTACGAAGACCTCGTCGCCGAGTTCGGCCTCACCATCGAGGCGACCGGCCCCAACTTCGGCTCCGACGCGCTCCTCGACACCATCGCCGACACCCCGGCCCTGGCCACCTTCATGGGCGAGCACACCCGCCTCATCTGGCCCGCCGACCACGGCCTGCGCCGTATCCCGGTGACCGACCCGACGCCCGTCTACCCGCACTCACTGATCTGGCGCCGCGATAGCCCACACCCCGCACTCACCACACTCCGCAACTACCTCAGCTCCACACAGCCCGACCGCCCCGACAGCGAGACTTGGACACCCACATGGACACAGCGGTAA
- a CDS encoding S41 family peptidase encodes MTTVTKLLPAAVIDETAQLLTEHYVFPEIAEQLAGLLQQRLAEGAYDVDGAEELARLVTADLQSVNGDRHLRLKHHTDPVPPKRGAATLEAMRRDFDTSLGGAPRVQLLDGGVAVVELAPMLFPLEWAAEPLGAALTLASRAQALIVDLRANRGGDPDTVAFVCSYLLDERTHLNTMSWRGGERSEQSWSLPHVPGARFGGSKPLYVLTSDTSFSAAEELAYDLQQLGRAVVVGERTRGGAHPCQGWTVHPHLEATIPFGRAINPVSGTNWEGTGVQPNVPCAAADSLDRAHELALARLAS; translated from the coding sequence ATGACGACTGTGACGAAGCTTCTGCCTGCCGCTGTCATCGACGAGACAGCCCAGCTGCTGACCGAGCACTACGTTTTCCCGGAGATAGCCGAGCAGCTCGCCGGCCTGCTGCAACAACGCCTCGCCGAGGGCGCCTATGACGTGGACGGCGCAGAGGAACTGGCCCGTCTGGTCACCGCGGACCTGCAGTCCGTCAACGGCGACCGGCACCTGAGACTGAAGCACCACACCGACCCGGTCCCCCCGAAGCGGGGGGCGGCAACCCTCGAGGCCATGCGCCGGGACTTCGACACCTCGCTCGGCGGTGCGCCCCGGGTCCAGTTGCTCGACGGAGGGGTCGCCGTTGTGGAGCTGGCACCGATGCTGTTTCCGCTGGAGTGGGCCGCCGAACCGCTGGGCGCCGCGCTCACCCTGGCCTCCCGCGCCCAGGCCCTGATCGTGGACCTGCGTGCCAACCGAGGCGGCGACCCGGACACGGTCGCCTTCGTCTGCAGTTACCTCCTGGACGAGCGCACCCATCTCAACACCATGTCCTGGCGTGGCGGAGAGCGCAGTGAGCAGTCCTGGAGCCTCCCGCACGTTCCCGGCGCCCGCTTCGGCGGCAGCAAGCCGTTGTACGTGCTGACCAGCGACACCAGCTTCTCCGCCGCTGAGGAGCTGGCGTACGACCTCCAGCAGCTCGGCCGCGCCGTAGTTGTCGGTGAGCGTACTCGCGGCGGCGCACATCCGTGCCAGGGCTGGACGGTGCACCCACACCTGGAAGCCACCATCCCGTTCGGCCGCGCCATCAACCCCGTCTCCGGCACGAACTGGGAAGGCACCGGCGTGCAGCCGAACGTCCCTTGCGCTGCTGCTGACTCCCTCGACCGCGCTCACGAGCTGGCCCTCGCCCGACTGGCAAGCTGA
- a CDS encoding TetR/AcrR family transcriptional regulator, translated as MPPRRRLGPDERRAQLLSVGAQLFAQHPYEEVLMEDVAERAGVSRALLYRHFAGKQELFAAVYRQASDRLLEKVPLDRPGDMLGQLEEGLDVHLDYFIAHRNTVLAANRVLAGDPVVQTIIDSELDVLRARLLDVLPLADDSARAAVAAVLKSWLVFVRVLCLDWLTAQTCTRTVLRDTCVGALLGALRPFLEDSRTEADGP; from the coding sequence ATGCCTCCCCGCCGACGGCTCGGTCCCGACGAACGCCGCGCCCAGCTCCTCTCCGTCGGCGCGCAGCTCTTCGCGCAGCACCCCTACGAGGAGGTACTGATGGAAGACGTCGCCGAGCGGGCCGGAGTCTCCCGCGCCCTGCTCTACCGCCACTTCGCCGGCAAGCAGGAGCTCTTCGCGGCCGTCTACCGGCAGGCGTCCGACCGGCTGCTGGAAAAGGTCCCCCTCGACCGGCCCGGCGACATGCTCGGCCAGCTCGAAGAAGGGCTCGACGTCCACCTCGACTACTTCATCGCCCACCGCAACACCGTCCTCGCGGCGAACCGCGTCCTCGCGGGCGACCCGGTAGTCCAGACGATCATCGACAGCGAGCTGGACGTCCTGCGGGCCAGACTCCTCGACGTCCTCCCGCTCGCGGACGACTCCGCCCGGGCAGCCGTGGCAGCCGTCCTCAAGAGCTGGTTGGTGTTCGTCCGGGTGCTCTGTCTGGACTGGCTCACCGCGCAGACCTGTACGCGCACGGTTCTGCGCGACACCTGCGTCGGCGCCCTGCTCGGAGCCCTCCGCCCGTTCCTCGAGGATTCCCGCACCGAGGCGGACGGCCCCTGA
- a CDS encoding DUF4345 domain-containing protein produces the protein MARTLKWLVVAMGVSCVAIGLGHVLLGNAAIPGAGSAGVTVDSLGRFLGATFAGYGLAWIWAARQSPIPASAIRWLAGVFLLGAAGRLLSLALYGWPHKFQVALTVLELVLPPLYFWLADADEKAHHAARIQLPDPDPA, from the coding sequence ATGGCCAGGACTCTGAAGTGGCTCGTGGTGGCGATGGGCGTCTCGTGCGTGGCGATCGGGCTCGGACACGTGCTGCTCGGGAACGCGGCGATACCCGGCGCGGGCTCGGCCGGGGTGACCGTCGACAGCCTCGGCCGGTTCCTGGGCGCAACGTTCGCGGGCTACGGACTCGCCTGGATCTGGGCGGCCCGCCAGTCGCCGATCCCGGCGAGCGCGATCCGGTGGCTGGCCGGAGTATTCCTGCTGGGGGCGGCCGGGCGCCTGCTGTCGCTCGCCTTGTACGGATGGCCGCACAAATTCCAGGTGGCGCTGACCGTCCTCGAACTGGTCCTGCCGCCGCTGTACTTCTGGCTCGCCGACGCCGACGAGAAAGCCCATCACGCCGCCCGGATCCAGCTCCCGGACCCGGACCCGGCCTAG
- a CDS encoding alkene reductase has protein sequence MTQTQHGPAASRFFESARLGSLELPNRLVMAPLTRNRAGADGVPGELMATYYAQRASAGLIIAEASTPNAVGQTYPHIPGIHTPTQIAGWRRVTEAVRAAGGGGMFLQLQHGGRVGHPETSGYVPLAPSAVAFPEQLHTPGGLRDGVVPREMTAEDIRSTIADFASAARGAVEAGFAGVEVHSANGHLLHQFLSRNTNRRTDEWGGSVENRIRFTVEVVRAVAAAIGPERVGVRISPGVSVNGIEEGDTEEIYPALVKALADLTPAYLHQVHADPDRPGFAQIRRDWPGTLIANPALSREEVAADGGKSRAERLLSEGADLVSLGRGFLANPDFVERLRTDAPLNELRPEFLMHVQGPEGYTDYPVLGA, from the coding sequence ATGACGCAGACACAGCACGGTCCCGCCGCATCCCGCTTCTTCGAATCCGCCCGCCTCGGCAGCCTGGAACTGCCCAACCGCCTGGTGATGGCCCCGCTGACCCGCAACCGCGCCGGAGCCGACGGAGTCCCCGGCGAACTCATGGCCACGTACTACGCGCAGCGCGCCTCGGCCGGCCTGATCATCGCCGAGGCCAGCACCCCGAACGCCGTCGGGCAGACCTACCCGCACATCCCCGGCATCCACACGCCGACGCAGATCGCCGGCTGGCGCCGGGTCACCGAGGCCGTGCGGGCCGCCGGTGGCGGGGGGATGTTCCTCCAACTCCAGCACGGCGGCCGGGTCGGCCACCCCGAGACCAGCGGGTACGTGCCGCTCGCCCCGTCCGCGGTGGCGTTCCCCGAGCAGCTGCACACCCCCGGCGGTCTCCGGGACGGCGTCGTACCGCGCGAGATGACCGCCGAGGACATCCGGTCCACGATCGCCGACTTCGCGAGCGCGGCCCGTGGCGCCGTCGAGGCGGGCTTCGCCGGGGTGGAGGTGCACTCCGCCAACGGCCACCTCCTGCACCAGTTCCTCTCCCGCAACACCAACCGCCGTACCGACGAATGGGGCGGCTCCGTCGAGAACCGCATCCGCTTCACCGTCGAGGTGGTCCGGGCCGTCGCAGCGGCCATCGGCCCGGAGCGGGTCGGCGTACGCATCTCGCCCGGAGTGAGCGTCAACGGGATCGAGGAGGGCGACACCGAGGAGATCTACCCGGCACTGGTCAAGGCCCTGGCCGACCTGACGCCGGCCTACCTGCACCAGGTCCACGCCGACCCCGACCGGCCCGGCTTCGCCCAGATCCGCCGCGACTGGCCCGGCACCCTGATCGCCAACCCGGCGCTGTCCCGCGAGGAGGTCGCGGCCGACGGCGGCAAGAGTCGGGCCGAACGCCTGCTGTCCGAGGGCGCCGACCTCGTGTCGCTCGGCCGAGGCTTCCTCGCCAACCCCGACTTCGTGGAACGGCTGCGCACGGACGCGCCGCTCAACGAGCTCCGTCCGGAGTTCCTGATGCACGTACAGGGCCCGGAGGGCTACACCGACTACCCCGTGCTCGGCGCCTAG
- a CDS encoding MerR family transcriptional regulator has translation MRIGELAARTGVGERSLRYYEEQGLLASDRTPGGHRDFPERAVDRVIRIQELYAAGLHSAKIAQILPCMRDEDGGPSVRATPALVAELATERERIDRMIGDLVRSRDVLDEVIEAAAGRTTAA, from the coding sequence ATGCGGATCGGCGAACTGGCTGCGCGCACCGGGGTCGGTGAACGTTCCCTGCGCTACTACGAGGAGCAGGGCCTGCTGGCTTCGGACCGGACGCCCGGCGGCCACCGGGACTTCCCCGAGCGGGCGGTCGACCGGGTCATCCGGATCCAGGAGCTCTACGCGGCCGGCCTGCACAGCGCGAAGATCGCGCAGATCCTGCCCTGCATGCGGGACGAGGACGGCGGCCCGTCGGTGCGCGCCACCCCGGCGCTGGTGGCCGAACTGGCCACGGAGCGGGAGCGGATCGACCGGATGATCGGCGATCTGGTCCGCTCCCGCGATGTACTGGACGAGGTCATCGAGGCGGCGGCGGGCCGCACGACGGCCGCGTAG